A genome region from Myroides fluvii includes the following:
- a CDS encoding ecotin: MKKVIGLFLVFLSLTTASMAQKVDVSIFPKPEKGYKQMVIEVPHSAQDNNKKIEFRVGKMMEVDGCNNYGLMGTLEKKDLQGWGYDYYVFQSKGDAFSTQMACPDAPKRHLFVSGQPETTRYNGRMPIVIYVPEEFDVKFKIFTADQDEYQAQEIRIKK, encoded by the coding sequence ATGAAAAAAGTTATCGGATTATTCCTTGTTTTTTTAAGTTTAACTACAGCTAGTATGGCACAAAAAGTAGATGTTTCCATTTTTCCAAAGCCAGAAAAAGGATACAAACAAATGGTTATTGAAGTGCCTCATTCCGCTCAAGATAATAACAAAAAAATTGAATTTCGAGTAGGAAAAATGATGGAAGTTGATGGATGCAACAACTATGGTTTAATGGGAACTTTAGAGAAAAAAGACTTGCAAGGTTGGGGATATGACTACTATGTTTTTCAAAGTAAAGGAGATGCATTTTCAACGCAAATGGCATGTCCTGATGCACCAAAAAGACATTTATTTGTATCTGGACAACCAGAAACTACACGTTACAATGGAAGAATGCCTATTGTAATTTACGTACCCGAAGAATTTGACGTGAAGTTTAAAATCTTTACAGCAGATCAGGATGAATACCAAGCACAAGAAATTCGCATAAAAAAATAA
- a CDS encoding sensor histidine kinase produces MKSLLNTYQRYFILYTGLLLFGCAPLFYWVMEFCYAEDLDELIEYRTHDFTQNHLPKFSIQEIDLWNRYNYDLMIVPPDTSIVVHKPQLVSFFNPAEGYEVGYRTLYTSIVIEGQPYLLLSRIAMVEPKDLLHTLIYEYGLVVLIFFLSIVLIQKLLAKKLWSPFYNTLNQIENYNLEKGNVPLFEPTQTLEFNRLNSNLQHLIENNLTVYKQQRIFIDNASHELQTPLAVFRSQLDLLLQETDLTQKQMHLVQSLYNVSSRFNRLNKNLLLLAKIENNQFQQFQCINLAELLSTQWGFFEELAAEKEIHLTQTLDATVNVKGIYTLIESLFSNLLSNAIKYSSAGGHIHLKLDHSGVQITNTGEIALDPERIFLRFNRATEEKNGTGLGLAIVREIVKLHQWEIAYSFTSYGHRFSISFEPTPIVSQ; encoded by the coding sequence ATGAAGAGTTTATTAAATACCTATCAGCGCTATTTTATCCTGTACACGGGACTCTTATTATTTGGCTGCGCTCCTTTATTTTATTGGGTGATGGAATTTTGCTATGCGGAAGATTTAGATGAATTAATTGAATATCGCACCCATGATTTCACACAAAATCACCTGCCTAAATTCTCTATTCAGGAAATAGATCTTTGGAATAGATACAATTACGACTTGATGATTGTACCCCCTGACACTTCTATTGTTGTACATAAACCTCAACTGGTTTCTTTTTTCAACCCTGCAGAAGGTTATGAAGTGGGATACCGAACCTTGTATACCTCAATTGTCATTGAAGGACAGCCCTACCTCCTCCTCTCGAGAATTGCGATGGTTGAACCCAAAGATCTCCTCCATACGTTGATTTACGAATATGGGTTGGTCGTTTTGATTTTCTTTTTATCGATTGTCTTAATCCAAAAATTATTGGCCAAAAAACTGTGGTCTCCTTTTTACAACACCCTTAATCAAATTGAGAACTACAACTTAGAAAAGGGCAACGTCCCTCTTTTTGAACCAACTCAAACACTAGAGTTCAACCGGTTAAACTCCAATCTTCAGCATCTAATTGAAAACAACCTAACTGTTTACAAGCAACAACGAATATTTATAGATAATGCGTCTCATGAGTTGCAAACCCCCTTGGCTGTTTTTCGCTCTCAACTGGATTTACTATTACAAGAGACAGACCTTACACAAAAGCAAATGCACCTGGTACAATCGCTGTATAATGTCTCCTCTCGCTTTAATCGACTGAACAAAAATCTATTGCTATTAGCCAAAATTGAGAATAATCAATTTCAGCAATTTCAATGCATCAACCTCGCGGAGCTACTATCTACGCAATGGGGTTTTTTCGAGGAACTTGCGGCTGAAAAAGAAATTCATCTGACGCAAACGCTCGATGCAACAGTCAATGTCAAAGGAATTTACACCCTCATAGAATCGCTATTCAGCAATTTGTTGTCCAATGCTATAAAATACAGTTCTGCAGGTGGTCACATTCACTTAAAACTAGATCACTCAGGCGTGCAAATAACTAATACTGGGGAAATTGCATTAGATCCTGAGCGCATTTTTCTGCGCTTTAACCGAGCGACAGAAGAAAAAAACGGCACGGGTTTAGGCTTGGCAATCGTGCGAGAAATTGTCAAATTACATCAATGGGAAATCGCATATTCTTTTACTTCTTATGGTCATCGTTTTTCCATTTCATTTGAGCCAACCCCTATTGTATCTCAATAA